The genome window CACCTTCGCTGCCCATGGGAATTTCGAACGTGAATCCGCCCGACAACAAGGTTCCTGTTTTCGCATTGCGGACGAAGTTGTATTTCAGACCGGCGCTAACGTCTGCCCAGCCCGAATTCAGCAATGCCGAGTCCAGAGCACCTTCGCTATTGTCGATGATGTACCCGTCTTTCACGGCGATCAAGCTCAATCGTTCAGTCAATGCGATGCGGAATTGCAAAGCGAACAACTGGATGCTACCACCAGCCGGAACGTTTCCTGGCCCGAGAGCATTGGGAAAGCGGTGAGTCATAAAGATGGGACGCAACTCCGTCACATTTCGAGGATCCTCGAAGTGGACGAAGTCAATCATCGGGCTGATAAAATCATCAAAGCAGTGGTCGCTTTTCTGAATGCATCCCAATCCAGTTAGCTTCTTCGCGAAACTATCCAGGGCTGGTAGGCACGTGCATTGACCTGAATCACATCCGCCGTCGCAACCTGCATCGCAATAGCCCGAGTCGCCGCAATCGAACTCACATCCGCAATCTGGTTCGCAGCATGCCGATTCGTCGCAACCCGCGTCACAGCTCGACGCCCCGAGCATATCACCTAAGCAGTATCCCGCATTGGCGTTGCCCGCCACTACGAACGATAGCCCCAAAGCGATTGCTGTGATGGCCAACCATTGATCGTATCGTTTCTTCATCTCAAAAAGCCTCCGCTCTCAGTTCCCGGTGAATCGCCTTCTTGGCAATCCGTACATCAATTCAATCACCGACCAAACTGACAAAAGCTGGCCATAACAGACCTATCGTAGAAACGAGCGGGTGGCTTTTATCGCTGAAGAGACCTCCTGCACAATTCAATCAACCGACATCAATTATCACACAACCCAGCCTGATACCGATCGAAGTGAGCAATTCTTGATCTAGATCAAGCAAAAAGCCTCGAGAAAGTCAAAAACGTGCAATCCGAGTGACAGTTTGTCGCTCCACGGACCGCCGCTGGTTGGCGATCCCCGTCCCGGAATGTCAACAATCGTGAGGACTCGACCGGAAAGAACACCACAACCGGAAAAGTCGTGGGATCGAGCCTGGCTGGGACGGCTCAAATGAGCATCGCCAGCAGACAAAAAGAAGTGAGAGTGCTGGGACTCGAACCCAGGACCATTCGATTAAAAGTCGAATGCTCTACCAACTGAGCTACACTCTCGATTGTTTCCTACTCAGGTGGCGAGACGATTGGGTTGTCGAAACAACCGTCTATCTCGCGAGCACTCTAAGCGGAGCGGACAGGATTCGAACCTGCGGAACCAGTTTCCCGGTTCACCGATTTAGCAAACCGGCGCTTTCGACCACTCAGCCACCGCTCCAGGTGAATTCCCTTGGGAAAAGTGAATTTCCCAGGAATGCTTTCGGTCAGGCGGGATTGTGCTCGATCGGCCAGGTTTTGACAACCCGGTTCCATTGATTTGTCAGTCGTTATAGTTTCGGGTCCCCGCACGCCCTTTTTCGCATTAGGTTTTCAGTTCAATGACAGAGCCGCAGTGGAATCTCGAGCCCAAATTCGATTTCGTTGACAAGCACCGCGTCGCGACCAACAAAAAGTGCTCTCTCGCGAAAATTGACACCGAAACGAACGGCCCGTTCGAAGGCAAGGACCACGGACGCGCCTTCACGCATCAAGCGGTCATCGATATCCGCGACCTCCAGTACAAGATGTTTACCGAAGGGAAACAGTCTCTCTTGGTGGTTCTGCAGGCCCCCGACGCGGCTGGAAAAGATGGACTGATCCGGAAAGTACTAGGGCAAATGAACCCGCAGGGATGCCGGACCTATCCGTTTAAAGTGCCGTCAGCCGAAGAAGCGGCACACGACTTTTTGTGGCGTGTCCACAAATGCACCCCCGCGGCGGGCAAGGTTTCGATCTTTAACCGCTCCCACTATGAAGACGTGCTCGTGGTTCGAGTGGAGGACCTGGTTCCTAAGTCGGAGTGGCAAGAGCGATACGAAATCATCAACGGCTTCGAAAAACTGCTGGCCCACCGTGGCACCCAAATCCTGAAATTCTACCTACACATCAGTCCTGAAGAGCAGCTCGAACGCTTCAAAAAGCGGCTCGACGAACCGACCAAACACTGGAAGCTCAATGCGGGGGATTACGAAGCCCGTGACAAATGGCCTCAATATCGGGAGGCTTACGAAGACGTCTTCGAAAAATGCAACGCTTCCTATGCCCCTTGGCACGTCATCCCGGCCGACAAAAAGTGGTACCGCGATGCAAGCGTGGCCGCCATCGTGCGACAAACCCTGCAAGAAATGAATCCGCAGCTACCCTCCATTGATGCGGATCTTGACGAGATTCGCCGCCTTTACGAGCGTGAAGCTGCTGAACTGGCTGCCAAGAAGAACTAACTGCCTACAATAACGGCGTTTCCCCCATCCACCCCGTCCTCTCGGTCCCCGATTTCGATGTCTATCCGACGCAACCCGACACGTCCCGTCACCATCGGTTCCATCATCATTGGTGACGGTAACCCGATCGCTGTCCAAAGCATGACGGCAACCAAAACCCAAGATGTTGATGCCACCGTTGCCCAAGCGGAAGCACTCCATGCTCAGGGTGCTGGAGTGGTTCGGATTGCCGTCGACAGCAACAAGGACGCCGAAGCACTCGCCGAGATTCGTCGCCAAACGAAGGCCAATTTGGCTGTCGACTTGCAAGAGAACTTTCGCTTGGCCGAACTGGTGGCCCCGCACGTCGACAAGATTCGTTACAACCCCGGCCACCTGTATCACCACGGCCGAGAGTTGACGTGGCAAGATAAGGTGAAGTATCTAATCGATATCGCTGGCACCCATTCCTGTGCCGTTCGAATTGGCGTGAATTGCGGCAGCGTGGACCCCGCCAAGAAAGAAAAGTACGCGGCTGACGATTCCATCACTCCGATGCTGGAATCCGCGTTGGAACACTGCGAACTGGTTGATTCACTGGGTTTCCACAACTTCGTGGTCTCCCTGAAGGACAGTGATCCGTCCAAAGTGGTCGAGGTGAACCAGAAGTTTGCCGACCAGCGTCCTGACGTTCCCCTGCATTTAGGTGTGACCGAGGCAGGCATGCCGCCCGAAGGGATCATCAAAACTCGAATCGCGTTCGAACAGCTGATCGGCAAGGGAATCGGCGACACCGTCCGCGTTTCGTTGACCCTGCCAAATCCTCGCAAGCCTGAGGAAATTGACGCCGGACTCGAAATCGTCAGCGATATCTATGCCGGTCGAGTTCGCAGTGTGGTGCGGTTCGACGACACCAAGCTGAACATCATCAGCTGCCCCAGTTGTTCGCGAGTCGAGAACGAAGCCTTCGTCGATTTGGCCGCAAAGGTCAAGGAAATGACCGCATACGCGAAAGACTACGCAATCACGATCGCGGTGATGGGATGCCGGGTGAACGGCCCCGGCGAAACCGACGACGCTGACCTCGGTTTGTGGTGTGGACCGGCCAAAGTCAACTTAAAGAAGGGCGAACAAGCACTGGGTGCTTTCGGATACGACGAAATCCTGCCCAAGCTTCAAGCTGAACTCGATATCCTGATCGAGCAAAAACAAAGTTCGGCACTGCCCACTCAATAAGTCCGGGCCACTGATTAAGTTCGGGCCACTTCCTAGGTCCGGGCCACTTCCTTAGTTCGGGCCAGTAAACTCAACCTGTGTCGGTGAACTGAACCTGTGTCAGTGAATTCAGCCTGGGTCGGTGAACTCAGGCCAGACTGGTGAACTCAGGCTGGATCACGGTTGGAGGTGATGGATGCGACAATGGGCAAGCCAGGAGAGCCACGCTGTTTCTCGATGAAAAATCGAAGACTTTTTCGCCGTGAGGGATTTTGACTACAGCTTGACGGGGATCTGTGACGACTCTAACGATTAGACGGGT of Neorhodopirellula lusitana contains these proteins:
- a CDS encoding polyphosphate kinase 2 family protein; this translates as MTEPQWNLEPKFDFVDKHRVATNKKCSLAKIDTETNGPFEGKDHGRAFTHQAVIDIRDLQYKMFTEGKQSLLVVLQAPDAAGKDGLIRKVLGQMNPQGCRTYPFKVPSAEEAAHDFLWRVHKCTPAAGKVSIFNRSHYEDVLVVRVEDLVPKSEWQERYEIINGFEKLLAHRGTQILKFYLHISPEEQLERFKKRLDEPTKHWKLNAGDYEARDKWPQYREAYEDVFEKCNASYAPWHVIPADKKWYRDASVAAIVRQTLQEMNPQLPSIDADLDEIRRLYEREAAELAAKKN
- the ispG gene encoding (E)-4-hydroxy-3-methylbut-2-enyl-diphosphate synthase; protein product: MSIRRNPTRPVTIGSIIIGDGNPIAVQSMTATKTQDVDATVAQAEALHAQGAGVVRIAVDSNKDAEALAEIRRQTKANLAVDLQENFRLAELVAPHVDKIRYNPGHLYHHGRELTWQDKVKYLIDIAGTHSCAVRIGVNCGSVDPAKKEKYAADDSITPMLESALEHCELVDSLGFHNFVVSLKDSDPSKVVEVNQKFADQRPDVPLHLGVTEAGMPPEGIIKTRIAFEQLIGKGIGDTVRVSLTLPNPRKPEEIDAGLEIVSDIYAGRVRSVVRFDDTKLNIISCPSCSRVENEAFVDLAAKVKEMTAYAKDYAITIAVMGCRVNGPGETDDADLGLWCGPAKVNLKKGEQALGAFGYDEILPKLQAELDILIEQKQSSALPTQ